A portion of the Bacteroides faecium genome contains these proteins:
- a CDS encoding DUF4293 domain-containing protein encodes MIQRIQTVYLLIVAGLLIAAMCLPMGYFTDTMGEHPFKALGMGVNGAFQSTWGLFGILMLSTLVAAATILLFKNRMLQIRMTIFNSLLLVGYYIAFLAFYFALKNDANLFRIGWALCLPLISIILNILTIRAIGRDEVMVKAADRLR; translated from the coding sequence ATGATTCAACGGATTCAAACAGTTTATTTACTAATTGTTGCAGGATTGCTGATTGCGGCAATGTGTTTGCCGATGGGCTACTTTACTGATACAATGGGAGAGCATCCTTTTAAGGCTTTAGGAATGGGCGTAAATGGCGCTTTCCAGTCCACATGGGGATTGTTCGGCATTTTAATGCTTAGCACCTTGGTTGCTGCCGCTACAATCTTATTGTTTAAGAACCGTATGTTGCAGATTCGTATGACGATTTTCAATAGCCTGCTGTTAGTTGGTTATTATATTGCCTTCCTTGCTTTTTATTTTGCATTGAAAAATGACGCGAACTTGTTCCGTATTGGTTGGGCGCTATGCTTGCCGCTTATTTCTATTATCCTTAATATTTTGACTATTCGTGCCATCGGACGGGATGAAGTAATGGTAAAAGCAGCAGATAGATTGAGATAA
- a CDS encoding DNA-directed RNA polymerase subunit omega, which translates to MDYKKTNAPVTTVTRDMMELCSDTGNVYETVAIIGKRANQISVEIKSDLSKKLAEFASYNDNLEEVFENREQIEISRYYEKLPKPDLIATQEYIEGKIYYRNPAKEKEKLQ; encoded by the coding sequence ATGGACTACAAAAAGACGAATGCTCCTGTTACAACAGTAACTCGTGACATGATGGAACTCTGTTCTGATACAGGGAATGTTTATGAAACTGTTGCCATTATCGGTAAGCGTGCAAATCAGATCAGTGTGGAAATCAAAAGTGATCTTTCTAAGAAATTGGCAGAGTTTGCTTCTTACAATGACAACTTGGAAGAGGTATTTGAAAATAGAGAGCAAATCGAAATTTCTCGTTACTATGAGAAATTGCCGAAACCGGACTTGATTGCTACGCAAGAATACATCGAAGGGAAAATATATTATAGAAATCCTGCTAAGGAAAAGGAAAAACTTCAGTAA
- a CDS encoding outer membrane protein assembly factor BamD, giving the protein MKKNIIITLLAAATLTSCGEYNKLLKSTDYEYKYEAAKNYFAKGQYNRSATLLNELITILKGTDKAEESLYMLGMSYYNQKDYQTAAQTFITYFNTYPRGTFTELARFHAGKALFLDTPEPRLDQSSTYQAIQQLQMFMEYFPSSTKKQEAQDMIFALQDKLVLKELYSARLYYNLGNYMGNNYESCVITAQNALKDYPYTDYREELSILILRARHEMAIYSVEDKKMDRYREAIDEYYAFKNEFPESKYLKEAERIFNESQKVIKD; this is encoded by the coding sequence ATGAAGAAAAATATCATTATAACTTTGCTTGCGGCAGCCACTCTTACGTCATGTGGAGAGTATAATAAATTGCTGAAAAGCACCGATTACGAATACAAGTACGAAGCCGCCAAAAACTATTTTGCGAAAGGACAGTATAACCGTTCAGCTACCCTGTTGAATGAGTTAATTACCATTCTTAAAGGAACGGACAAGGCGGAAGAGTCTTTGTATATGTTGGGAATGAGCTACTATAATCAGAAAGATTACCAGACAGCTGCCCAAACATTTATTACCTATTTCAATACATATCCCCGTGGTACTTTTACCGAACTGGCACGTTTCCATGCAGGTAAGGCATTATTTCTGGATACTCCGGAACCACGTTTGGATCAATCAAGCACTTATCAGGCTATCCAGCAGTTGCAGATGTTCATGGAATACTTCCCGAGCAGCACAAAGAAGCAGGAAGCACAGGATATGATTTTCGCTTTGCAGGATAAGTTGGTGCTGAAAGAACTTTATTCAGCCAGACTATACTATAACCTGGGTAATTATATGGGTAACAACTATGAGTCTTGTGTTATCACAGCACAGAATGCCCTGAAAGATTATCCTTATACAGATTATCGCGAAGAACTTTCTATCTTGATTCTGCGTGCAAGGCACGAAATGGCTATTTATAGTGTGGAAGATAAGAAAATGGATCGTTATCGTGAAGCGATTGATGAATATTATGCTTTTAAGAATGAATTTCCTGAGAGCAAGTACCTGAAAGAGGCTGAAAGAATATTCAATGAATCACAGAAAGTAATTAAAGACTAA
- a CDS encoding amino acid-binding protein, whose translation MVAKQLSIFLENKSGRLTEVTEVLAKENINLSALCIAENADFGILRGIVSDPDRAYKALKDNHFAVNVTDVVGISCPNVPGALAKVLGFLSDEGVFIEYMYSFANNNIANVVIRPSNLDKCIEVLKEKKVDLLAASDLYKL comes from the coding sequence ATGGTAGCAAAACAACTTTCTATCTTTTTGGAAAATAAGTCAGGCCGTCTGACGGAAGTGACTGAAGTGCTGGCGAAGGAGAATATCAACCTTTCTGCCTTGTGCATCGCAGAAAATGCGGATTTCGGCATTTTGCGTGGAATAGTATCCGATCCGGATAGAGCATATAAAGCTTTGAAAGATAATCATTTTGCAGTGAATGTGACCGATGTGGTCGGCATTAGCTGTCCCAACGTGCCGGGTGCTTTGGCAAAGGTACTGGGATTTTTATCTGATGAAGGAGTATTTATCGAATATATGTATTCGTTTGCTAATAACAATATCGCTAATGTAGTGATTCGCCCAAGCAATCTGGATAAATGTATCGAGGTACTGAAAGAGAAGAAGGTCGATCTGCTGGCAGCAAGCGACCTGTATAAACTGTAA